A section of the Brienomyrus brachyistius isolate T26 unplaced genomic scaffold, BBRACH_0.4 scaffold47, whole genome shotgun sequence genome encodes:
- the rxfp1 gene encoding relaxin receptor 1: MPPSLVWLLAVSSHLYRVTAALTSFRLPDKTSSCPLGYFPCGNLTKCLPQPLHCNGADDCGNQADEEHCGDNNGWPNLFDNYFGILSDDFGIKSNKCLLGTIPDQCLCRGLELDCDGAQLRAIPSVSPTVTMMSLQRNRLKKLNAGIFYNYNSLQKLYLQHNKIRAVSPSAFRGLYNLTRLYLSYNKISTLKPGVFQDLHKLEWLILENNKISQISSLTFSGLHSLVLLVLLNNSLDQLRDDAVCRGMPKLNWLDMEGNQIESVGEVTFSSCNMLTVLVLQRNRIIDLHEKAFSPLRRLGELDLSSNRIKRIPQNLFLDLGELLQLNISYNPILELQLDHFDNLHKLKSLSIEGLEIANIQRRMFEPLTNLTHIYFKKFQYCGYAPHVRSCKPNTDGISSFEDLLANIVLRVFVWVVSATTCFGNVFVIAMRSYIRSENKLHALCIISLCCADGLMGVYLFVIGAFDLKFRGKYNQHAQSWMDSMQCQVVGSLAMLSTEVSVMLLTYLTLEKYVCIVYPFRYLAPGRRRTVSILVAIWILGFIIAFIPLVAKDFFKNFYGTNGVCFPLHSEQPETVWAQVYSIVIFLGLNLLAFLIIVFSYGSMFYNIQKTGTRATEYSNHIKKEVTIAKRFFSIVITDSLCWIPIFILKILSLIQVEIPGTISSWVVIFILPINSALNPILYTLTTRPFKETILQVWNNYRQQRPQAGIQQANVPSFTWLEMWPAPESSAVPCPGYLAHPSEMSLTSGKTDLLPEKTINGI, encoded by the exons ATGCCGCCGTCGCTCGTCTGGCTCCTTGCTGTCAGCAGCCATCTGTACCGCGTAACAG CCGCCCTGACCTCATTCCGCCTCCCTGATAAGACGTCTAGCTGTCCCCTAGGATATTTCCCATGTGGAAATTTGACCAAGTGCCTCCCACAGCCGCTGCACTGCAATGGCGCGGACGACTGTGGCAACCAAGCGGACGAAGAACACTGTG GTGATAACAACGGATGGCCGAATCTCTTTGATAATTATTTCGGGATCCTGAGTGATGATTTTGGAATCAAGTCAAACAAATGCC TGCTTGGAACTATTCCGGACCAATGTCTCTGCCGAGGGCTGGAACTGGACTGTGACGGCGCTCAGCTCCGGGCCATCCCCTCAGTGTCCCCCACTGTCACTATGAT GTCCCTGCAGAGGAATAGGCTGAAGAAGCTGAATGCTGGTATATTCTACAATTACAACAGTCTGCAAAAGCT ATATCTGCAGCATAACAAGATTCGAGCCGTGAGTCCCAGTGCGTTCAGAGGACTGTATAATTTAACACGCCT ATATCTGAGCTACAATAAGATATCGACTCTGAAGCCAGGAGTGTTCCAGGATCTTCATAAGCTGGAGTGGTT GATATTGGAAAACAACAAAATCAGCCAGATTTCCTCGCTGACTTTTTCTGGGCTGCATTCGCTGGTGCTTCT GGTGCTGCTTAACAATTCTCTCGACCAGCTACGCGATGACGCCGTATGTCGGGGGATGCCGAAGCTCAACTGGCT CGACATGGAGGGGAATCAGATCGAGAGCGTAGGAGAAGTAACCTTCAGTTCCTGTAACATGCTGACGGTGCT AGTTCTGCAGAGGAATAGAATCATTGACTTGCACGAAAAGGCATTTTCACCTCTGAGAAGGCTTGGGGAGCT CGATTTATCCAGCAACAGAATCAAAAGGATACCGCAAAATTTATTTCTCGATCTTGGTGAGCTACTACAGCT AAACATATCATATAACCCTATTTTGGAGTTACAGCTGGACCACTTTGATAATCTGCATAAATTAAAGTCACT AAGCATAGAGGGACTTGAGATCGCGAACATACAGAGGAGAATGTTTGAACCTCTGACAAACCTCACGCATAT ATATTTCAAGAAGTTCCAGTACTGCGGTTATGCGCCCCACGTGCGTAGCTGCAAGCCCAACACCGACGGTATCTCCTCCTTCGAGGACCTGCTGGCCAACATCGTGCTGCGGGTCTTCGTCTGGGTCGTGTCGGCTACCACCTGCTTCGGCAACGTCTTCGTGATCGCCATGCGGTCCTACATCAGATCCGAGAACAAGCTGCATGCACTGTGCATCATCTCCCTCTGCT GTGCTGATGGCCTGATGGGCGTGTACCTCTTTGTGATTGGAGCGTTTGATCTGAAGTTCCGGGGAAAGTATAATCAACATGCCCAGAGCTGGATGGACAGCATGCAGTGCCAGGTGGTGGGTTCCCTGGCCATGCTGTCCACAGAGGTATCCGTCATGTTGCTCACGTACCTCACCCTGGAGAAGTACGTCTGCATCGTCTACCCATTCCGATATCTTGCGCCCGGAAGACGCCGGACCGTGAGCATCCTCGTAGCCATCTGGATCCTGGGATTTATCATCGCCTTCATCCCCCTAGTGGCCAAAGACTTCTTTAAGAACTTCTATGGTACCAATGGAGTATGTTTCCCCCTGCACTCTGAACAGCCAGAGACTGTTTGGGCTCAGGTGTATTCCATCGTCATTTTCCTTG GCCTAAACTTGTTGGCATTTCTTATAATCGTCTTTTCCTATGGAAGCATGTTCTACAACATTCAGAAAACGGGGACACGAGCTACAGAATACAGCAATCACATCAAGAAGGAGGTGACCATCGCTAAGAGGTTCTTCTCCATTGTTATAACTGACTCCCTCTGCTGGATTcccatatttattttaaagattttatcttTAATTCAGGTGGAAATACCAG GTACGATTAGTTCTTGGGTGGTAATATTCATCTTGCCGATCAACAGCGCCCTGAACCCTATCCTGTACACACTCACCACACGGCCATTCAAGGAGACCATACTGCAGGTGTGGAATAACTACAGACAGCAGAGACCCCAGGCTGGCATCCAGCAGGCCAACGTACCCTCCTTCACCTGGCTGGAGATGTGGCCTGCTCCGGAATCTAGCGCCGTGCCCTGTCCGGGGTATCTGGCCCATCCTTCGGAGATGTCACTTACTTCAGGAAAGACCGACTTATTACCAGAGAAAACTATAAATGGAATTTAA